Genomic segment of Sebastes umbrosus isolate fSebUmb1 chromosome 22, fSebUmb1.pri, whole genome shotgun sequence:
CCTCTGACAAATGTTTGCATTGCAAATCCAGTCTCATTCTCTCATTTGAAATTAATCAGCTTCCATTACATCTTTCCCCAAGTAAATGTGATTAAGAGCGCCAAATCCCCCATACTGAGCTGCATATTTGCAGCAGGATTATCAGGTATCTGTATGGTAAGACTCATTAAACAGGACTGTGAGTGTCTCCAGTTTGCCTTCCATTTCACTGAAGTGATATTATTTTCTCGTATTAAAATTCCTTGTTACAAATCCAATGTGAAACAGTCTATTAGAAGTCGGAACAGTGTATATGTACTGTGGCAGAATTACATTAAATTCTGGTTGCCTTCTGCAGCCGGACTGTCACCTCCATCTCCACCTACGCTGGGCGGACAACCCTTACGTGTCTGGGACTGTCCACACCAAAGACTCCGCTCCAGGTCTCATCATGGGTGCTGGTGAGTCTCCAGAGCAAAAATTacttatatgtatttttttgacGACATAACCTTCTCCCTGATGTATTGTAATAAATGTTTTTCAAgtcttgggacttgagtgctaAGACTTGAGGCTTACTTGTGACTTTGTCCCACCTCTAGTCTCCTCACATCTCTTCTCTATATGTTCTTCCCTCTCCTTTTTGaacctgtgttgtttttaatgttgttgttgttgcatgcCTAACAAGAGACTCTCTGCCTGATCAAATTTTCAATTCCTCATCTTTCCTTCAGGTAACCTTGGCTCCAAGCTAGTAGAGTATAAGGAAGAGATGTACCTCACTCCAGACTGTGGGAAGACGTGGCGACAGGTACAACCTGTCCTTCCTTGCTTCTTCTTTGCTGTTCCACTCCTAACATTCTCCGCGCTTTCCCTCTGCTATCATGAATGTTGCACAATCtgaggagataaaaaaaaaatcgattttgATATCTGTCCAGCTTTCGTTTACTCCAAACTGTATGACTTGTACCATATGGTATGTtaactttaatgttttgtttttcaagatGAAGATTTTCATGAGTCGGATGTAAATAAGTTATAACATTAGTAATatcatttccatttcatttcacaCCCCAACCTTTTTATGTTACTTCTTTTAAGGTTTTCGAGGAGGAGCATCACATCCTGTATCTGGACCATGGCGGGGTCATTGTTGCCATCAAGGACACCTCTATTCCCCTCAAGATACTCAAGTAAGATTACTTTTTCAGTATGTTACCATGTCAATAGCAATCCTTACTACTGCAACACATCATTTAACAGGGTGAGATCATTAtagtattgatttttattttattaaaaccaTTTTACCTCTGATCGCTCCAAACTCTTTAAAGGTTTATATCGACCAGGGTTTAATAAATGGTCAATTTCATGGGAGTGTGTTGTTTGTAATATAGGCCTATAGTCATTACTAACTCTACTGCAAGGCCGTTTAGCGGCCTCCAATTGAAGTGACTTTTTGGTGATTGTGAACGCTACCTGTTTCTCCACAGGTTTAGTATTGATGAAGGACGCACGTGGATTATTCACAACTTCACCAGCACCTCTGTGTTCGTCGATGGACTCCTGAGCGAGCCAGGAGACGAGACCCTCGTTATGACGTGAGTGAAATCACAAtttcaaaaagggaaaatgtTCAATTTCAGGACTGCTGTcggaaaaataaaatgaaagttcAGCTGAATTCATCGTAAACGGTCTGAAAACTTTAAAtccatacagaaacacacagtttTTATTACAGTATGAGTGTAAATTATAATATACTGAATTGAGAAATCTCTGTGGAATCGCAAATTAAAGAAACATTATCTCCTACATCTCCAAAAGCATAACCTTCCGTCCTGCTTTTCACACTTTCCGCTCTATGCTCGCTTCTAATGAGTCGTCTAAGAGGGTCAGACAGGGCAGCGCTGCCTGCCGGCACACTACATTCAAGGGAGCTCAAGATTCACAAGCATGCAATTGCCCACTGAAATTTTGCATGAACGTAGCTGGCCTATCAGGATGTGGCTACCTGAATATGTGCATTGTCCCACAGTATGTAAAGCAGCACAGGCTGCTATCCTTTTTCTCCTCAGCGATTTGCCCACTGATTTGCTTCCTCCTCGGATGGGAGAAGAAGATGAGTTTTGTCAGACGGTGGCAGCGGTGGGATGGAGTATTTTGACAAGATATGTGTTGGGCATTTTGCTGGCATCCCCTTGGCTAAATAACCCCCCCTCGTCAAGGGCCAAATAAATAATCTGATTCACAGTGTTGCAACTGCTACTGCCACAGTAGGCTCCCGTCATGTGTGCCTGGGGCTCACTACGCTCCTGAGAAAGGATCGGGGATGATGAGACGAGGCGTAACAGCGCAACGGTGAGAAGAAGAGAGCGTTGGCGGCACAGAGCACGGCTCATGCCGCTCCCTCTTCCCAGGCTGCCTCGACGGAGACATTACAAGAGAAGGCCCCTGCTTGGAACGGAACAACAATAAaatttatattgttattttattacaatttttcCTGTCGTTTTGAAatacaggggaaaaaaaatttaaatctaaaactgtatttttattatacAGTGATATggattgtttgtgttgtaattttattttgttgtaacTCTGTACACACAACTCTATCGCACGTCTGTCTGTCGTGGGAGAGGGATCTCTTCTCAGTTCCTGAGGTTTCTTACATTTCCATTAAAAGGGTTACCTCCCCATCAGGAGGTAATACACCTCACATCGGCTTAACCCTGAGCGGGGGGTTAAGTCGATCTCTACACGGGAGACAAAGGGAAATAAAACTCAGTGACACAATGTCAGCCACAACTTTTACAGGTGTTGAGgaatataatgtgaaattatgttttaattttgtatctgttttctGTGTATCTTCGCAGTGTGTTTGGCCACATCAGCTACAGATCAGACTGGGAGTTGGTCAAAGTGGACTTCAGGCAGTCTTTCCCCCATCAGTGTACTGAGTCTGACTACGAGTCCTGGCAGCTCACAGACCTGCAGGTAATGCACAcaatacagtacatgcacacaTAATTACATTACATGTGTGCCATTTTGAAACTGAATTCACATTTCTTCATGGTCATCCTCAGGGAGAGAAGTGCATTATGGGTCAAGAGCGGAGTTTCAGGAAAAGGAAGGACACGGCGTCTTGTGTCAAAGGAAAAAGCTACACTTCAGCTGTCACCACCAATCCCTGTCAATGCACAGAGAAAGATTTCAACTGGTGAGAACTCCACAGATGTAGAAAACACTGAACAGACTGTATTCatacaagtatttaatactattattaacatgtgagtgggcaaatttgctttatgcaaatgtatattattattagaaatcaatttacaacacaaaacaaagacaaatattgtccagaaaccctcacaggtttagcataaaaatatgctcaaatgataacaaggcaatgccagtttttcatcgccaaaatttagcgcaagtttggagagttatttagcctcctttgtgacaagcttgTAGGAGATttaataatcaatcattaattaatatcaaaatatgtatctTTAATCAACTGAATATATAATGTGACATAGATGTAATGTGTTCATATTAGAGATGTTGCTAGGGATAGTTTTTGAATTTAAGACAGCATCAGACAAGCTGTTTCTCCCTGCTTCCAGCCTTTTTGCTAAGCTAATTGCCTCCTATCTCCAGCTCCGTCTTAAGACACAGATATGAGTGTAGCATTATTGTTTGTAGCagatttaataataaatcattaattaatatcaaaatatgtatctATAATTAATAACTCTAAATGATTCATCATAAACCCATTAATTGTCTTAAAAGGTTAGGGAGAATGATGGCACTCGGCTTCAGCTTAGTTTTAATATTAGAATAATTCAACCAGGCATCATCCGATTTTTGTAAAAAACAGGGAAATCTTGAGAGATTTGATGTTATTCAATTGAGTCTCATAATCTCAGGGTTGATATAAAGTTCTTGGGCATAGTGTACAGTGatttaagttgttttatttattttttatttttggtaccAAAttaattccttaggttttttctagtttcaagttgtgttaatgcgttaaaatgaatttgagtTACttttgacagacagacagacacaaagagagagagtgctATGGTGTTAAATTTGCTGGTCAATATGTATACTCAATATTTTTACTATTGTTCAATCATATACAtgtgtctgttgtgtgtgtgtgtgtgtagtgactATGGTTTTGAACGGTCCTCCACGGAAGGCAATCACTGCTTCGCTGACTTCTGGCACGATCCAGATTCACCACCCGAAGACTGCCATCTAGGACAAACCTACGTGTCCAGCACTGGGTCTGTtcatgtgcacaaacacattctctctctctctctctttctacattacatttctatttgtgaacagattaaataaatgagatataatgtgttaataatTAGAGGTGTTGCTAGGATTAGTTTTTAAACTTAAGACAGAATCAGAcaagctgtttccccctgcttccagtgttTTTGCATAAGCTAATTGCCTCCTATCTCCAGCTCCATCTTAAGACACAGATATGAGTGTAGCATTATTGTTTGTAGCAGgtttaataataaatcattaattaatGTCAAAATATGGGGAATGGATACCAGGCGGTGCTAGACGCTGCTTTATATACTGTGGTAACGCACATATTCGGTAGGCACATCATGATTGGCTGGCTATGTTTATGCAAATCTCAGTGGGTGAAAGCATGCGTGTGATTGGAGGAAAGTAGTACTAATGTAGTCCAGTAGAAGGTGGAGCCTGTGTAAGTTGGAACTTAAGTTCTTAGGGGCTTAGACCATTTGCAGTTTCTGGAAGAAGTTTCAAGAATTCGATATCATTTCACGGTCATGTTCATTATTCTTCAACATTCGGTCATCACGCTACACAAgattgatattgattttctcatctgactcaagaagaaaaagaacataAGCCTATTTCCTAaactgttgaactattcctCTAAATCACCGTCCTCTGCTGTGTTTCAGCTACAGGAAGGTGATATCTAACATGTGTGAAGGGGGGCTTAACAAGCAACagagcaccaaacagcacaacTGCCCTCTGCTGCCCCCTAAAGGACTACAGGTCGGTATCAAAGGGCAGATGTTGGCCATGGCACctggtgatgacatcacattcaTCGTCCACCAGGAACAGGTACGAAGAAAGTTGTTTCCTTTTCGGTtcatcctttcctttccttctatTCAATTTGAATCTGCTGAAAGTCCTCGTTCCTTCCTACCAGGgcgacagcagcagcaccaagTACCAGGTGGACCTCGGCGACGGGGTTCGGGCCATCTACCAGAACCTGACAGTGACAGATGAGCCCATCCAGCATCGCTACGAAAATCCGGGGGTGTACAAGGTCACAGTGAAGGCAGAGAACTCGGCAGGGCACGACGAGGCCACCATGTACATCCAGGTCACAGGTCGGCCTCTCAGTCACTTACTGGTTTTATGTGGTTAATGCACAACTGTGAATATTTTGTCAAGTCTTTTGAGGGCAAGCCCAGtttaagtctcaagtcttgGGAAAGTTGGGGAAACCTAGACATAACATGACGTCCGACTCCCCGCTCTTCCTACTCCCACAAAATAACAGCTACACAGTATgaacaatcataataataatcaaaagcctaaccttaaaaacaaaagacacaaaccaaATTTAAACAAATGACAAGTCTCTAAACTAAGCTCATAAACCTAAACTAGAGAAACATGTTCGACAGCAAACAAGGGCACATTGTACTATACAATCTTTGAAATAAAAGTGCTAACAAGAACCATATAGGGTTCTTTGACTCTGTCTTCATATGACAACCCTTTTTGGTTCCTGGTAGATCCTTTTATATAGCTTCCACCTGGAACCCTTTCAGATGGTTCTACCTATAGGACCCAACATAAAGTCTTTATCCAGAATCATCTGTGAAGGTTTACACCTAGAACCCTCTCTGGATGTTCTATCCAGAACCTTTCCACCTTCTCAGGGTGCTAAAAAGAACCCCTTTCATATTCCAAAGGTTTCATCTACAACCCCCTTAAGgtccctttcacacagaacacgaTTTGTGCTGCGTTCACCGCTGGGTTCAGCACATACAGCAACAGCATGCTGTGTATAGCGCTCAGCGAACTGTGCCCACGCTTTACTCAATGTGTGGCGCGTTGCAAGCCAttagaaataatgtgtttcagagcACAGTGCAGACATTGTCCCGTTCTGTCTGAAGGGCCTTAGAGGGCTGATGTGGTGCAGCACAAAACCACAACAAAACAAGAACTCATTTGGAACCCTCACTTCTAagtgtacaaaaaaatatttacaaattaacaGAATTGAATCGAACACAACTTTACAAACTGCCCAAAGGGTTTGTCTACACTACTTACATAAATCTCTCATGACAATACAAAGAACTAGATGCACCTGCAGTTTTCAGTGTTTGAATGAACTTGTTTGCTTTGCAATCttataaattgtgtttttttttctcttacagCCCCTCTACAGGAGGTGCACCTGGAAGTGGTTCCCATCACTGGGAGAAACCATGAGGTCAATCTGACAGCCATAGTTCTTCCCACTGAAGCCAACATGTCTGTCTTTTACTGGTGGATAGGAGACAACCTGCGGGTAAAAAGACCCCTTTTACATTGTCGCATTGGTTTCATATTGTCCAGCGCTACACTACATTGTTAGTGTAAAATATAAGTTATAGCCACTTTAAGTAAGAATGACAGTTTGAGCCCGATTCCATCATCTCATCAAGGAAGCCATTCTGTGACCCCAGACTTTTCAGACACACCCTATAGCCTACACAGTTGACCTAACTAACAGCCAACCTGTTGTGACTTTTCTCCCGTAGCCTACGCTGACTCTGCAGAACAGCCTTTTGACTCGTTTCCCAGAGACGGGAGAGGTTTCGGTTGCCGTCCAGGCTTCTAATGGCCGATCTATGGTGCAGGATACCAGGACGGTTCGAGTCTACGGTAACAATGGAATTTTTAAAGAACCTCATTGTAGAGTTGGGTCGATGCAGCGGCAAATATCAACTGAATATAAGAATGAAACTATAGGATCATAGGTGTCTCTCTTCCTACCATAGCTGACTTATATATGTTCTCTCCAAGGTGATTGCCGACAATGCCTATCTGTCCATTCATCGCACATCTGTGTTTCTGGATCTGTAGTTTCTATTGTAGATTATATGCTGTTTAATCTTCAGCAGTCACGATGCAACATCTGTGGCTTGTTTTTATACTGATGCAATGATTCAGTTTGAGTTTTGAGTGACAACTGTGAGGATTGCTCACTGCTCCCCCTGTTCTGTCTGATCCCAGATAACTTCCAGGTCATCCCTCTGAGCTTCAGCACAAATCTGGACCGCTTCAACCCAAACATCCCAGAGTGGAGAGAGGACATCGGCCAGGTGGTCACCAAAATACTTGCTAAGGTAGGACATAAAAATTACGTTTATGCTTTTATTAAGTAAGCTTTCATAATACAATTCATCCTGTGGCGGACATGAATATCTGCACCAAATGTCATTGGTAATCCAACCAGTAGATGTTGAGACACCACAAATGTCAGCAGACTGACAAGCATTGCTTTCCTTAGAGCCTTGCTGCTTTGCATGGCAAAGGTGTAAGCAAACAGCTGCTACAGTATTAACACATCCAGTAGACACAGAGAAACATAAGCATCAATTTGAGTTTTTGTGTCCTTCAGACAGATATTAATCCAATATTCATTCTCTTTTCAGCTCTGTTTTGCACCCCTGagaaaatatctggctctttagctgctaaatgttcagaagcagaaatactttattgatccccgggggggaAATTGGGAATTggttccactatgttcaccagctaacgTACAGTGGTTTTATCcaagctttttcactgaaaacagctgcatgtTATGGCTGCAAACTGGGTTTGTTAGAGCAATTTGTGGgccacaaaaccaaaacaagaagCTAAAAGAAGCCAAAAAAGCTCTGTAGAGTGATCATTTTCTGTGAGTTCATCATTCGTCATTTGATTCATaacataaaatattgattagtgctgCTTTATTATGTTCTGACTGACCTTTAATCATCTGACCTCAGACCACAGGTGTCCCTCTGGAGTCCCTGGTAACGGTGGTAAAGCCGGGCCTCCCCACCACTGCTGATTTGTACGTCCTCCCACTGGACAGCAAACCAGCCAAGAGGAGCATGTTTGTAGATAAGGTACATACACATGTATAGAAAAGCATATCCATTCAATTTAACTATTTTTCACAAGTATTTTCCCttaatttcatattttcttCTCCTCAGCGTGTTCCAGCCATCATACAAGCCTTCAGCAGTAACAATGTCAGCTTTG
This window contains:
- the sorcs2 gene encoding VPS10 domain-containing receptor SorCS2 isoform X4; its protein translation is MLFISKDEGSSFQRQSISFTPDTLIFHPKEEDKLLAYCKEGMLFASTDLGRKWTLLQERVTKDKVFWSISGVDVDPDLVHMEMQDTSGGYLYVTCLIQNCSDKMVTAQFLGRIDHNSLLVQDDYTFVKVTTGNRTKHYVSYRRNEFVQMRFPKYALPKDVQIVSTDENHVFLALQEWYQSDTYNLYQSDPQGVYYSIVLENVRSTKQPEENVLIDILEVRGIKGVFLANQKIDGKVTTLITYNKGQNWEPLAPPATDMNGKSISCKAPDCHLHLHLRWADNPYVSGTVHTKDSAPGLIMGAGNLGSKLVEYKEEMYLTPDCGKTWRQVFEEEHHILYLDHGGVIVAIKDTSIPLKILKFSIDEGRTWIIHNFTSTSVFVDGLLSEPGDETLVMTVFGHISYRSDWELVKVDFRQSFPHQCTESDYESWQLTDLQGEKCIMGQERSFRKRKDTASCVKGKSYTSAVTTNPCQCTEKDFNCDYGFERSSTEGNHCFADFWHDPDSPPEDCHLGQTYVSSTGYRKVISNMCEGGLNKQQSTKQHNCPLLPPKGLQVGIKGQMLAMAPGDDITFIVHQEQGDSSSTKYQVDLGDGVRAIYQNLTVTDEPIQHRYENPGVYKVTVKAENSAGHDEATMYIQVTAPLQEVHLEVVPITGRNHEVNLTAIVLPTEANMSVFYWWIGDNLRPTLTLQNSLLTRFPETGEVSVAVQASNGRSMVQDTRTVRVYDNFQVIPLSFSTNLDRFNPNIPEWREDIGQVVTKILAKTTGVPLESLVTVVKPGLPTTADLYVLPLDSKPAKRSMFVDKRVPAIIQAFSSNNVSFVVRGGLQVLVMLADPNAGLGLIANDSTATAAKTGYLGAAGGPGVWAIAVLFLVSIIATSSFILYKFKRKLPGSRNVYAQMHNEKEQEMTSPVNHSEDTQHIIQGEEFIDDDLDSQTLGNHSGVVLSINSRELHSYLTS